A genomic region of Kluyveromyces marxianus DMKU3-1042 DNA, complete genome, chromosome 5 contains the following coding sequences:
- the RRG8 gene encoding Rrg8p, translating to MTKDWKQFLVSRGRKFTKKKLEAPKVQSPLLTNFHQWAGKKRLFEFNDPDEVSKVLGNDSWGVSKNLFANILASPMRTDMSKRIKLPRELLIQIKLEPIKNGTNEGKLVALRPQLEISKSGNNSYICNSLRFLQGKRASLGQLVPNSVHSSNTYTLNMNEILMDKRLFTEKHKQDLSECITTLLESLCERTDKENVPVTVEDWDVILTYDEKSNNDIELVKLKHLPSVPTVIILNLKLLDNDSIGRLINDRLRNHDIGVVLKFLKDERLIKLVYSLLNFSR from the coding sequence ATGACTAAGGATTGGAAgcaatttcttgtttccCGTGGGAGGAAAttcaccaagaagaagcttgAAGCACCGAAAGTACAAAGTCCGTTATTGACCAATTTCCACCAGTGGGCAGGTAAAAAGAGGCTTTTTGAGTTTAACGATCCGGATGAAGTATCAAAAGTTCTGGGGAATGATTCATGGGGGGTGTCCAAGAATCTTTTTGCCAATATACTCGCATCTCCGATGAGAACTGATATgtcaaaaagaattaaacTACCTAGAGAGCTATTaattcaaatcaaattGGAACCTATAAAGAATGGTACAAATGAAGGGAAATTAGTAGCTCTACGCCCACAATTAGAAATATCGAAGAGTGGAAATAATTCATATATCTGTAATAGTCTACGTTTTCTTCAAGGTAAACGGGCATCATTGGGCCAATTAGTACCAAATTCAGTGCACTCTTCAAACACTTACACATTGAATATGAACGAGATATTAATGGACAAAAGGTTATTCACAGAGAAACACAAGCAAGATCTTTCAGAATGTATCACAACGCTATTAGAAAGTCTTTGTGAAAGAACAGATAAGGAAAATGTTCCAGTGACAGTAGAAGACTGGGACGTCATTTTAACTTATGACGAAAAGAGCAATAACGATATCGAACTAGTAAAACTCAAGCACTTGCCATCAGTGCCAACAGTGATTATTTTAAATCTTAAGCTACTTGATAATGATTCTATTGGAAGGTTGATAAATGATAGATTGAGGAACCACGATATTGGTGTGGTTCTAAAATTCCTCAAGGATGAACGTCTAATTAAATTGGTATATAGTTTGTTGAACTTCTCTAGATGA